In Octopus bimaculoides isolate UCB-OBI-ISO-001 chromosome 28, ASM119413v2, whole genome shotgun sequence, the following are encoded in one genomic region:
- the LOC106878559 gene encoding zinc finger protein 271 — protein sequence MPKDTGKPSCDFDTCEKSFSQNGNLIKHKHIDTGEKRYWCDVCGKSFSQNGNLTKHKRIHTGERPYQCNICGKSFCGSAEFITHKRIHTGEKPYQCDICDKSFSQQSTLTKHKRIHTGETPYHCDICDKSFSQYYHLTSHKRIHTGEKPYCCNICSKSFSQKSTLTKHKRIHTGEKPYCCDICNKSFSHCTDLTRHIRIHTGEKPYHCNICSKAFSECSALTSHQLIHTGKKPYCCNICGKSFTKSNDLTRHKRVHTGEKPYLCNICSNSFSQSGELTVHKRIHTGEKPYQCDICGKSFSRNTTLTIHKRIHT from the coding sequence atgCCTAAAGATACAGGAAAACCATCATGTGACTTTGATACCTGTGAAAAGTCATTCTCCCAGAATGGTAACTTAATTAAACATAAGCATATTGATACAGGAGAGAAACGATATTggtgtgatgtctgtggtaaatcattttctcagaatGGAAACCTCACaaagcacaaacgtattcatacaggagaaaggccatatcagtgtaatatttgtggtaaatcattctgtggAAGTGCTGAGTTCAttacacataaacgtattcatacaggagagaagccatatcaatgtgatatctgtgataaatcattttctcagcAATCTAccctaactaaacacaaacgtattcatacaggagagacaccatatcactgtgatatttgtgataaatcattctctcaatatTATCACTTAACttctcacaagcgtattcatacaggagagaagccatattgctgtaatatttgtagtaaatcattctctcagaaatcTACTCtcactaaacacaaacgtattcatacaggagagaagccatattgctgtgatatctgtaataaatcattctctcattgtACTGACTTAACTAGACACAtacgaattcatacaggagagaagccatatcactgcaaTATTTGTAGTAAAGCATTCTCTGAATGTAGTGCTTTAACTTCACATCAACTTATTCACACTGGAAAGAAGCCATAttgctgtaatatctgtggtaaatcattcactaaaAGTAAtgacttaactagacacaaacgagtccatacaggagagaagccatatctttGTAATATCTGTAGTAactcattctctcaaagtggtgagttaactgtacacaaacgcattcatacaggagagaagccatatcagtgtgatatctgtggtaaatcgttctctcgaAATACTACCTTAACCATTCACAAACGAATCCATACATGA
- the LOC106878563 gene encoding zinc finger protein 583, with protein MPKDTRKLSCDFNICEKSFSQKSHLIKHKRIHTGEKPYCCEICGISFSQSAHLTTHKRVHTGEKPYQCNICGKSFSQNGSLTKHKRIHTGEKPYHCNICGKSFCGSDQLTTHQRIHTGEKPYHCAICGKSFTRGSAFYFHKRIHTGEKPYCCDICGKSFSVQSILRSHQRVHTGEKPYHCDICGKSFSQNGSLTTHKRIHTGEAANHCGICGKSFSQFQYLTSHKRIHTGEKPYRCDICGKSYSIHSSLAFHHRLHTGERPYQCGICGKSFSGSSVLNSHKRSHTGEKPYHCNICGKSFSQNSTLTKHKRIHSGEISL; from the coding sequence ATGCCTAAAGATACAAGAAAACTATCATGTGACTTTAATATCTGTGAAAAGTCATTCTCCCAGAAGAGTCACCTAATTAAacataagcgtattcatacaggagagaaaccatattgctgtgaaatctgtggtataTCATTCTCGCAGAGTGCACatctaactacacacaaacgtgttcatacaggagagaagccatatcagtgtaatatctgtggtaaatcgttctctcagAATGGAAGCCttactaaacacaaacgtattcatacaggagagaagccatatcactgtaatatctgtggtaaatcattctgtggAAGTGATCAGTTAACTACACaccaacgtattcatacaggagagaagccatatcattgtgctatttgtggtaaatcgttcACTCGAGGTAGTGCTTTTTATTTTCACAAgcgaattcatacaggagagaaaccatattgctgtgatatctgtggtaaatcattctctgtacaAAGTATATTAAGATCTCACCAACGTGTTCATAccggagagaagccatatcattgtgatatctgtggcaaatcattctctcagaatggAAGcctaactacacacaaacgtattcatacaggagaggcAGCAAATCACTgtggtatttgtggtaaatcattctctcaatttCAGTATCTAACTTCtcataagcgtattcatacaggagaaaagccatatcgctgtgatatctgtggtaaatcatactcTATACATAGCAGCTTAGCATTTCACCACCGTTTACATACTGGAGAAAGGCCATATCAATgtggtatttgtggtaaatcattctctggaagtagtgTTTTAAATTCTCACAAGCgaagtcatacaggagagaagccgtatcactgtaatatctgtggtaaatcattctctcagaattctaccctaactaaacacaaacgtattcattcaggagagatatcactgtaa
- the LOC106878564 gene encoding zinc finger protein 208, with protein MPKEKRKAFCEKTFSQNDNQVKHKRIHTGGKPYCCEICGKSFSQNSTLTKHKCVHTGEKPYQCDICGKSFSWNGNLTTHKRTHTGEKPYQCNICGKSVSSKGNLTKHKRTHTGEKPYHCDICGKSFCESDQLTTHKRIHTGEKPYHCDVCGKSFFGGSALYLHKQIHTGEKPYHCGICGKSFSVHTNLTSHQRVHTGERPYQCDICGKSFSRNGSLTTHKHIHTGEKPYHCGICGKSFSQFHYLSCHNRIHTGEKPYRCDICGKSYSIRSSLTCHQHIHAGEKLYRCGICGKSCSGSSALNSHKRIHTGEKPYRCDICGKSFSQNSTLTKHKRIHTGEKPYHCNICSKSFSGSGQLTSHKRVHTGEKPYNCDICGKSFSLGGSLTSHQRIHTGEKPYHCGICGKSFSRCDAFKSHKRIHTGEKPYCCNICGKSFSQSNDLTKHKRIHTREKPYHCNICGKAFTGSGNLRMHHRTHTGEKPHQCDVCGKSFSRNNSLTIHKRIHTGEKPYQCDICGKSFARYNYVIIHKRVHTGEKPYQCDICGKSFSEKCSLRIHKRIHTGEKPYCCDICGKSFSDSSALPRHKCIHTGEKSYQCDICDKSFSRNTTLTIHKRIHT; from the coding sequence ATgccaaaagagaaaagaaaagcttTCTGTGAAAAGACATTCTCCCAGAATGATAACCAAGTTAAacataagcgtattcatacaggaggtaagccatattgctgtgaaatctgtggtaaatcattctctcagaattcTACCCTAACTAAACACAAatgtgttcatacaggagagaagccatatcaatgtgatatctgtggtaaatcattctcttggaATGGAAacctaactacacacaaacgtactcatacaggagagaagccatatcagtgtaatatctgtggtaaatcagtCTCTTCGAAAGGAAacctaactaaacacaaacgtactcatacaggagagaaaccatatcattgtgatatctgtggtaaatcattctgtgaAAGTGATCagttaactacacacaaacgtattcatacaggagagaagccatatcactgtgatgtttgtggtaagtCTTTCTTTGGAGGGAGTGCTTTATATTTGCACAAGcaaatacatacaggagagaagccatatcactgtggtatttgtggtaaatcattctctgtacaTACTAACTTAACATCTCAccaacgtgttcatacaggagagaggccatatcaatgtgatatctgtggcaaatcattctctcggaATGGAAGcctaactacacacaaacatattcatacgggagagaagccatatcactgtggtatttgtggtaaatcattctctcaatttcattaCTTATCTTGTCACAatcgtattcatactggagaaaaaccatatcgctgtgatatctgtggtaaatcatattCTATACGTAGTAGCTTAACATGTCACCAACATATACATGCAGGAGAGAAACTGTATCGCTgtggtatttgtggtaaatcatgcTCTGGAAGTAGTGCTTTAAATTCTCACAAgcgaattcatacaggagagaagccatatcgctgtgatatctgtggtaaatcattctctcagaattcTACtctaactaaacacaaacgtattcatacaggagagaagccatatcactgtaatatctgtagtaaatcattctctggaagtggTCAGTTGACTtcacacaaacgtgttcatacaggagagaagccatataactgtgacatctgtggcaaatcattctctcttgGTGGTTCTTTAACATCTCaccaacgtattcatacaggagagaagccatatcactgtggcatttgtggtaaatcattctctcgatgTGATGCTTTCAAATCTCACAAgcgaattcatacaggagagaagccatattgctgtaatatctgtggtaaatcattctctcaaagtaatgacttaactaaacacaaacgaatacatacaagagagaagccatatcactgcaatatttgtggtaaagcatttACTGGAAGTGGTAACTTAAGGATGCACCACcgcactcatacaggagagaagccacatcagtgtgatgtctgtggtaaatcattctctcgaaataaTTCCTTAACCATTCACAAAcggattcatacaggagaaaagccatatcagtgtgatatctgtggtaagtcctTCGCTAGATATAATTATGTCATtattcacaaacgtgttcatacaggggagaaaccatatcagtgtgatatctgtggcaaatcattctctgaaaagtGTTCCTTGAgaatacataaacgtattcatacaggagagaaaccttattgttgtgatatttgtggtaaatcattctctgatagtAGTGCTTTACCaagacacaaatgtattcatacaggagagaagtcatatcagtgtgatatctgtgacaaATCGTTCTCTCGAAATACTACATTAACCATTCACAAAAGAATCCATACATGA